Sequence from the Fibrobacter sp. UWR2 genome:
AAGAGGATCTTGCCGTGCATGGTCCAGAGCTTGTAATCGTTCTTGTCCTTCAGGAGCGTCTCTTCGCTGATGGCGCGGGCTTCCTCGTAGCGGCCAAGGAATACGAGCGCGTCCATGAGCGTTTCGCCAAGGTCCTTGCTCATGCCGAACCTGCCGCGGATGCCGTAGAGGATTTCGACGGCTTCGGCGTACTGGTCGAGGCCCATGTAGGTCTTTGCGAGGTACACGCCCAGGCGGCTGCTCGGTTGCGTGTCGTAGAGGCGTTGCACCACAACAAGCGATTGGTGGCGCTGTCCGAGGCCCCAGAGGGCGTCGCTCAGGTTGATGACGTATTCGGGGTTGTTCGGTGTGAACTGGAGGGCCGCTTCCGCACATTCGCGGGCGTGGCTGTAGTCGAACAGGACTTCGTACATTTCGCCCAAAATAGAGAGAAGCTTGCCGTTCTTGCGTACGAGCGGCATCTGGCTTGTAAAGTAGGCGATGCCCGGGCCGTAAAGTTCCTTCATCTGGTAGATAAACCCGCAGTTCACGAGATAGAGCGGTTCTTCGGGGTCCATCTTGTTCGCGCGTTCAAAGTAGCTGAGCGCCACGAGCGGCTGGTCTTCCACAAGGCGGAGGATGCCCACCTGGTTCATCACGGCGGCGTTGAATTTGTTCTGCTTTTGGTCGTCCTTGATTTCGGGTACAGCTCCGGTCTTCAAACCTTCAATAGCGTTATCGATGGCCTTCGCATATTTCTTCTGCGTTGCGCCCTGCGTCCAGGCGGCAATCAAGATTCCGCGGCCGTTCTCGTAGAAGAACCTTCCCTTGTAGGCGAAATCGAAATTCCCGACCATGTGGGTGAGCGTGAATTCCTGGGCGTAGCGGTCGCCGACCTTCACGCGGCGCGCATCGAGGGTCTTGTTGTTCGGGTCTACGCCCAGGCGGGTGAGGAGCACCTTGAACATATCCTGCTGGTTAATCACGTCGGGCGGGAGGATGGCTCCATATACGAATAGCGAGACTTCCTCAGACTTGTCGGTGAGCACCAGGTCAGGGTCGTTGTTCTGCTTCGCGATGCCGTTCCAGAAGTGCCAAAGCGTGTCCTTCGTGCTCCAGGTGTAGCCGAGCGCTGCGGAAGTGTGGCTCTGGATGCGTTCCAGAGAGAGTTCCGGGCCCTGTTCTTCGGCGACTTCGTTCAGGGTAAATCCCTTGAAGAATTCCTTCCATTCCTTCTTTAGGGCGCCTTTTGCAGGCACGTTGTCGGTTGCCGCGAGCGTGAGGGTATAGACGCTGCTGCCGTTGCCGGTAACGAGGCCGCATGCCTCGTACGGGGTCTCGTAGCGCTTGCCCGCGATGTCGAAGAACGCGCCGGTCGTTCCGAACGCCTCTTCGGGATTGAGCTCGCTGAAGGTCGCCTTCTTGCCGCTCGCTTCCAGGCTCTGCATTTCCATCTGGGCGCGGTCCATCAGGTTCATCGGTTCGCCCTCGTCGAGCGCGACTTCGCGCAGCACCGCCCTGCGGCCGGTTGTCGCGTTGTAGAACTCGTAGGGTGCGCCGTCTTCGCCGCCGATCATCGTCCAGTCGCCGCCGGGGAATTTGAAGCTGAAGCCCGCGTTGCCTATTGTGCCGTCCGGGTTGCGAACCGCACTTGCGTTCGCACCCGAGCCCGTCGAAGCAACTTGGTCGCTGTAGTCGTAGTAGTTCTGCGCCGCCGAACTTTCGGATGGGCCCTGTTGCGGGTCAGCATCGGTCAGGGGCTGACCGTTGCCCGCACAAGATACAAGGAAAAACAGCCCGAACAGCGGGGCGCAAAGACTAGCAGTACGAATAAATTTTTCAAGCGTGGAGTTTCTCATGGAGACAAAGATACAAAAACGATTTTGCGAAACCACGCCTCGCTTAATCCCAAGTGGAATATGCCGTCTTGATTGTAAAAATATTTTTTAGATATTGCTGCCGAAAGGCGCCTCTTTCCCGGTATGGAACCCCGTCCGGTTACACGCCGAATTTTTTGTGATGTTATGTTTGGCGGATATTTGGAAATTTCGTTCGATTGTTAGCAGAGAGTTTTTGCCCAGGGGCGTATAAAAAGGTTGATTTTCTTTGTTATATACGCCCTTTTGTTATTTTGTACGTATTTACCGCAAGTGAGTTGTCTTTTTGGGGCGTATAAATTAAGCGTCCTTCGTGGTTTTATACGCCCCTGAGGTAAAAAAAGAATTTTTTTATTGTATATTTCTTTACGGATGTGTGAAGGAGTAAAAAATGAGACATTTGGGATTTTTGGCCCTGGCCTTCACAGCATTCCTTGTCGCCTGTGGTGACGACGCATCCTCTAGTCCGGTAGACAATCCGGTTTCTTCCAGCATTGAAATAAGCAGTTCCGACGAAGCCACGCCGGAGTCGAGTTCCAGCAGCAGTTCCACACTGTCGTCATCCTCGGCGGAGCCTGCCCTGAGCTCAGCCGAAGGGATCGAGGATCTGTCGAGTAGTTCTGCTAAATCTTCGGCAGATATTGCCTTTGGCACCCTCACGGACGAACGCGACGGCAAGACCTACAAGACGGTCGTCATCGGGAAACAGACGTGGATGGCTGAAAACCTCAACTATGAATCGAGATACAGCTACTGCTACGAAGACAAGGCCGAAAACTGTGCCAAGTATGGCAGGCTCTACACGTGGAGCGGTGCGTTGGAATCGTGCCCTGCGGGGTGGGGTTTGCCTTCGCTAGAAGAATTCCAGATCCTCCTTGCTGCAGTAGGCGGGCAGGCCATTGCAGGGAAGGTGCTCAAGTCCACCGAAGGCTGGAAAGACGGCGGCAATGGTACGGACGAATACGGCTTCTCCGCGCTCCCCGCAGGCTACATGCAAGAAGACTCGACGTTCCACAATGTGGGGGAATATGCCCAGTTCTGGAGCACTTCGGGAACAACCTGGGTGTATCAGCTGGAAGCTACCTTCGACAATGATAGTTCGTTCCTGTTCAGTGTCTACAAGGAATTCGCTCTTAGTGTCCGCTGCCTCAAGAGTGCAGGCTCTACGAACGAGGTCAAGGCGACGCCCTGCAAGACTGACAGCACGGATACCTGCGAATACGGCTCGGTGAAGGATGATCGCGACGGGCAGACGTACAAGACCGTGAAAATCGCCAATCAGTGGTGGATGGCGCAGAACCTGAACCTCGAGACAGAAAACAGCTACTGCACCGCCGATTCTATATGCGCCAAGAACGGCCGCTTCTACACCTGGGGCGCCGCCATGGACAGCGTCGGCAAATGGTCCGAGGGGGGCAAGGGATGCGGTCTTAATAAAACCTGCTCGCCGAGTTATCCGGTGCGGGGCGTTTGCCCCTCCGGCTGGCACGTGCCCAGCAAGGATGAATTCGAAATCTTGCGGACGCTTGTTGGCGAATCCGGCCCTGCAGGTACGTTGCTGAAGTCAGTAGACGGCTGGATTGGCGGATTTGTGAATAAGACCGGTGGCCTGATTGTCTATGATAGCCTTGCGACTAACGGCAAGGGCACGGACAACTTCGGGTTTACGGCCTTGCCTACCGGTTATTGGGACGAAATAGTCATGCAGGACAATGGTTTTGTCACGACGTTCTGGAGTTCCTCTGAATACGAGCCCAGCAGGGCAACTCTGCTGTATTTGTCGGCTCTCATGGAAAATACGATGATAGACAGCGGCTCTAAGGGCTCTGCGCGTTCCGTCCGCTGCGTAAAGGATGCTGACTAGCGAGTGCCTTAGTTAGAGCCGAACCGCCCCTGCCGGTCGAGGGGAGGGGCCTGTGGAGTTCCTGTCACAAAAAACATGTTTTTTTCGTCTAGGACTAGTCCTCCGGGGCTATTTTTAGTAAATTTGACGCCAGCAAAGCACCACCCAGAAGGTGGCTAGCAATTTCACAATAAACAAAAGGATCCAATAATGGCTCTCAAACTCGGTATCAATGGTTTCGGTCGTATCGGCCGTATGGTCTTCCGCGCTGCTGTGGAAAACTTCTCCAAGGACATTCAGGTTGTCGGTATCAACGACCTCCTCGACGTCGACTACCTCGCTTACATGCTGAAGTATGACTCCGTGCACGGCGCTTTCAAGCACGACGTTTCTTTCGAAGGCAACTTCCTCATCGTCGATGGCAACAAGATTCAGGTGTTCGCCGAAAAGGATCCGACCAACATCACTTGGGGTGCCCTCGGTGTTGACGTTGTCGTGGAATCCACTGGCTTCTTCCTGACCGACGAACTCGCTCGCGCCCACATCAAGGCCGGTGCCAAGAAGGTCATCATGTCCGCTCCGTCCAAGGACGCTACCCCGATGTTCGTTTACGGTGTGAACCACCAGACCTACGCCGGCCAGGACATCATCTCCAACGCTTCCTGCACCACCAACTGCCTCGCCCCGATGTCCAAGGTCCTCAACGACAAGTTCGGCATCAAGCGTGGCCTCATGACCACCGTTCACGCTGCTACTGCTACGCAGAAGACCGTCGACGGCCCGTCCAAGAAGGATTGGCGCGGTGGCCGCGGCATCCTCGAAAACATCATCCCGTCTTCTACGGGTGCTGCTAAGGCCGTGGGCAAGGTTCTCCCGCAGCTCAACGGTAAGCTCACCGGTATGAGCCTCCGCGTTCCGACCTCCGACGTTTCCTTCGTCGACCTCACTGCCGAACTCGAAAAGCCGGCTACCTACGAAGAAATCTGCAAGGCCATGAAGGAAGCTTCTGAAGGCGAACTCAAGGGCATCCTCGGTTACACCGACGAAGCTCTCGTCTCTACCGACTTCCGCAACGACGCTCGCACTTCCATCTTCGACGTCAAGGCTGGCATCCAGCTCGACCCGACCTTCGTGAAGGTTTGCGCCTGGTACGATAACGAATGGGGCTACAGCAACAAGGTTTGCGAAATGGCCCGCGTCATCACCAAGTAATTGATTTCGGATAAGCGCTAGTGGCGCGGATGTAACGGCCTTCGGGCAACTTGATTTCCGCGCTTCCGCTTGAAACTTTTACAAGAAGCCCCGCTCAATCGAGCGGGGTTCTCTTTTTTATTGAAAGCGTGTTCCCGATAAACTATATTTTAAGATATGAAGTATAGATTTCTTGCTCTCTTGATTTCGTCGGCGTTTATGTTTGCTGCTTGCGGCGACGACAGTTCTTCCACTTCTGTTGACCCATCTTCCGAAGAATCTTCTTCTATAGCAATTCCTGAGGGAACCCGCATCGCAAAACTGGAAGACCTGCTGAAGAATATGGAACTCAAGCTGTTTGACCAGACCGTTTACCTTTCTACTGGCCGCAAGCAGGGGCTTATGGCTTTCCGCATTCCGGACGAATTGTGGGTGGTCACCTATACGGATTTTGCCGATGGCGTAGTGAGCATTGAAAAGGGCAATAGCGGCGTGCAGTATAGCGAAACCGATGCCGCCAAAAAGATTGTGGAAAAAGTGAACGAAGGCTTCAAAATGTCGTTCGTTGTCGATGCGGAAGACAGGATTCTCTATTCCGTAGATGGCTCGGACTATAGCGAAGCCATCAAGGCCAGCGTCGCGGTTCAGAAGGATAAACTTTCCAAGGCCGATTCAATCCAGAATAAGATTTACGAATGCTCTGACGGCGATTCTACGAAGATTTTTAAATTCCTCGATAGTTCGTACGCCTATGAAACTTCGGCCGGCGACAATGTGGTGAACAAGCATGAAGGTCACTACGATATCCAGCGCTCCACGTTGCTGATGCTCCCGTTACGCGAAGAGGATGCATCGCTTTCGATGTTCATCTATTCTGTGGGTACCGACAGCACGATTACCTCACAGGCGGGCGAGTCCATGGATTGCACGATTAAGGATGTCGAGTAAGCTTGGCTGAACCTTGAAAATTGAAAAAGACCTGCTTGTGAGCAGGCCTTTTTTGTACTTTCGCAGCGCTCAAGCGCCAATTGAATTACAGCTTCATATCGGAGAGGCGCGTGTGTTCCACAGCATCAAACTCTTCCTGAATCTCTTTGCTGGGGGCCTTGGTGCAGAGGCTCACGATCACGATGGTCGCAAAGCTAAGCACGAATCCGGGAACGAGCTCGTAAATCTGGAAGATTTCGGCGGAGAAACCGGAGAGGTAGAACTTCCACACGAATGCAGTAATACCGCCGACGAGCATGCCTGCGATGGCGCCCGGAAGCGTGGTACGTTTCCAGAACAGGGCAAGGAGCATAATCGGGCCGAAGCAGGCGCCGAATCCACCCCACGCGAAGCTTACGAGGCTCATTACCACGTCGAGGAAACTCTTGCCCTGTTTAGCGCCTTCGGCGCCGGGCGCTCCCTGCATGGCGACAATGACGGCAATGACGGTAATAAGCACGACCACGCCGCGGCTCACCCACATGACTTCCTTGTTGCTCGCATTCTTGCGGAACAGGTGCTTGTAGAGGTCGTTACTGAAGGCAGACGCCGAAACCAGCAGCTGGGAGTCGGCGGTACTCATGATGGCGGCAAGGATGGCAGCCATGAGGATGGCGGCGACAGCCGGATGGCAGAGCGTCTGGCAGAGAATCATGAAGATGCGTTCCGGGTCGGCGACGGTAATGCCGTTCGCTTCCACATAGTAGCGGCCGAGGATTGCAATCATGATGGCGGCACCGAGGCAGATGGTGACCCAGGTCATGGCGACGCGGCGGGAGAACTTGATGTCTTCGGCGTTCTTGATGCTCATGAAGCGCACCAGAATGTGCGGCATGCCGAAGTAGCCGAGGCCCCAGGCGAGGCTAGAAATCAACGCAATCAGCCCGATGGACTTGCCGGTGGTAGCGTTCGTGAACAGGCTCATCAGGTAGGGATTCTGCGCGTTCACCGCATCCATGGTGGCTGCAAAACCGCCCGAGCCAGCCATGATAATCGAGGGAATGGCGATGACGGCAATGAGCATCATGGTCGCCTGGATAAAGTCGGTCCAGCACACGGCGAAGAAACCGCCCATGAAGGTGTAGCTCACCACGACGACCGCACCGATGATAAGGCCGGTGGTGTAGTTCATGCCGAAGATGGTGCCGAACAATTTAGCGCTCGCCACAAAACCCGAAACCGTATAGAACAGGAAGAACGCGAGAATGAAAATCGAGGCGATGACGCGGATGATTCCCTTGTTGTCGCGGAAGCGGTTCGCAAAGAAGTCGGGGAGCGTGATGGAGTCGCCGCAGAAGTGGCTGTACTTGCGGAGCCTGCGGCCCACGATTTTCCAGTTGAGGTATGTGCCGATCACGAGACCGATACCGATCCATGCTTCCGAGAAACCGCTCACGAAGATAGCGCCCGGGAGGCCCATCAAAAGCCAGCCGCTCATGTCGGAGGCCTGTGCGGACATCGCCACGACCCACTTGTTCATGCCGCGGTTGCCGAGGTAGTAGGCGTTCAGGCTGTTCGCCTTGCGTGAAAAGTACGCCCCGATGCCGAGCATCATGAGCAGGTACAGGATAAATACAGTCAGAACCATGTTTTGCTCCTTTTTTTCCGAAAGATAAATAAAAAATGGATAACATTTTTTTACCTGCCGATTTTGGATGTGATTATGCTTACAAGAGTGGATGGATGTGGCCTTTCCGAAAGAGCGATGACCGATTTTGGATATATTTTAAAAGGATATTTTTTTATTATTTAAATGTGAAGTTGAGCCGAACGGTATGTCGCTATACATTTCTGTAAACATGCTTTGCGCCGTAATGATCATCATCCTGATGTTCATGGTACATCGTGGCGTAATGCATGAGGCAGACCAGAAGACCTTTTTCAACCTTTGCTTCCACACACAACTGCTTTTTTCACTAGATGTTTTCTGGGAACTCCTGGATGGATCCGCTTTTCCTGGTGCCAGGGTCCTGAACTACATTGTCAATGCGGCGTATTTCGCCCAGTGTGGCATCCTCTGCTACTACTGGAGCCAGTATTCCCTATTCCTTTCGGGGAGTTGCCGCTTCTCGGGTACATTCTACAAGGTGCTATTCGCCTTGCCGATGGCCGTCGAGGTGGTGCTATCGATTGCTTCCGTCTGGACGGGCTGGTACTTCACGATTGATTCGGCGAACCATTATCACCGTGGTGACTGGCTCTTTATCCAGGTCACTGTTATGTTTATCTACCTGGTCTATTCGCTGCTTGTGGCGGTCTTTACAATCAAGCGCCAGCGCGACGTGGTGAACAGGAACAAACTTTATGCGATTTCTGCTCTCGGGTTCCTCCCGTTCTTTTCGCAGGTCTTGCAGGCCCAGTTTCCCGGCGTGTCGGTGTTTTGTACCGGTGCGACTCTCGGACTCCTCATCGTATTCTTGGAAATCCAGCGCGAAATGATTTCCCTGGACCCGCTGACGCGCCTCAATAACAGGAACCAGGCTAGCATCTACCTAAGTTCGCGGTTCAAGCAGGACATTCCGGGCAAGAGACTCTACCAGTTTATTATCGACTTGGACAAGTTCAAGGGCATTAACGATACCTACGGCCATATGGAGGGGGATAATGCTCTTGTAATTGTATCTACAGTGCTAAAGCTCGTCTGTGGCCCGCGCGGACACTTTATTTCACGCTATGGTGGAGACGAGTTTGTCGTTTTTGCGAATCTACCGAACAATGCGGCTGCCGATGAGCTTTGCCGTATGCTCGAGAAGAAACTTTCGGACTATTCGAAGGCGCTCCCGTATACGCTTGCGATGAGCATAGGGTATGCAGCCCTTAGGGATGGCGAAAAGGAAGAAGAACTCATGAGCAGGGCAGATGCTTCGCTATACGAAATCAAGAAACGGAAACATGCGGAACGGTAACAGAAATGGATATGTTCAGTTACATAGAGACTAATTTGTTCTGCATCGCGGTTCTCGTGGTAATGCTTATTGCGCTCCGTACTAGCCTGAGTCGCCTTACGAACCAGACTATCCTTACGCACGTGTTCGTGATGCTCATTTGCATGCTGGTTCTGGATACGCTAAAGCTTTTACTGAATGGAGTGTATTTCACTGGTTCGAATTTGCTGACTTGCTCCTTGGCATCGGTTTTCCATGTCATTACCGTATTGCTCTATTTCCAGTGGCTACGCTTTGTGGGTTACAATATGCAACTCCGTTTTTGGCGCGACCGTCGCCTGATGACTCTGATCGCCTTGCCTGGAGTTTTCGCCATTGCGCTCGTGGCAGGGAGCATCAAGTTTGGTTGGGTTTGGAGCGTTGATGAAAATAATCTGCTTTCGCGTGGCCCTTATTATCCAGTATATATCACATGTTGCGGCATCTATATGGTCTTTGCCTGCATTCTGGCTGGGCATCGTATTCCGCTTAAGCGGTATTTTTCGGACCGAGTCCTCTATACCTCGCTTGCCATGTTCGGACTTTTCCCGCTGATCGGTTTGTCTTTTGAACAGACCACCGATTCGGCGCCTTATTCCGTGTATGCGATGGTGCTTTCCGTCTTGCTCGTGTTCCTGGAAATGCAGTCCCGCATGATCTCGACGGACCCGCTTACCAAGCTCAACAACAAGAACCAGTTGAATTCATTCCTGGATTCAAAAATTGGGCAATATACCGAGAATCGCAGGGTCTACCTCTTTGTGCTGGACCTGGACAAGTTCAAGGGAATCAACGATACCTACGGACATACCGAGGGCGATAGCGCGCTGAACATGGTGGCGGATGTGCTAAAGCGTGTTTGTGGTCCGATGGGCTGCTTTATCTCTCGTTTCGGGGGTGACGAGTTCAATCTGGTCGCCTTCCTGGCTAGCGATGCGGATGCGGAATCCCTCAGCAAGACGATTAAGGACGACTTGGCGAGGACATCTGCTTCGCTTCCGTATTCGCTCACCGTGAGTATCGGGTATGCGGCAAGCCGTGGCCGTTCTGAAACCGTGGTGGACTTATTTGCGCGCGCCGATGAGGCGCTGTTCGCTGAAAAGAAGGCGAAACACTAAAATGCGGCCAGTGTTGACTGGTCGCATTAAATTTTTACTTGTCATGCCGGGCTTGTCTCGGCATTGCTGTTGTTAAACGTCGCCGACTTCGCCGGTCGCCACAAAGTTGCGGACGGCTCTTGTGATGCGCATTGAACAGAAGTTCGGCCCGCACATGCTGCAGAAGTGGCTTGCCTTCGCCTGGCTGCCGGGGAGCGTCTTGTCGTGGAATTCCATGGCCTTTTCGGGGTCCAAAGAAAGCGCAAACTGGTCGTTCCAGCGGAAGTCAAAGCGGGCGCGCGAAAGGGCGTCGTCGCGGAACTGCGCTGCAAAGTGCCCTTTCGCAAGGTCAGCCGCGTGAGCGGCGAGCTTGTAGGTGACCACACCGGCGCGCACGTCGTCGCGGTCGGGGAGCCCGAGGTGTTCCTTCGGTGTCACGTAGCAGAGCATCGCGGTGCCGTACCAGCCGATTTGTGCCGCGCCGATGGCCGACGTAATGTGGTCGTAACCGGGGGCAATGTCAGTGGTGAGTGGGCCGAGCGTGTAGAACGGGGCTCCGTGGCACTTTTCGAGCTGGCGCGCCATGTTGTCCTGAATCTTGTGCATGGGCACGTGGCCCGGGCCTTCGATAATCACCTGCACGCCGTATTCCCAGGCAATTTTCGTGAGTTCGCCGAGCGTGTCCAGTTCTCCGAACTGGGCCGCGTCGTTGGCATCGGCGAGGCTTCCCGGACGCAGACCATCGCCCAAGGAAACGGCAACGTCGTAGGCGGCGAGAATCTCGCAGATTTCGCGGAAGTGCGTGTACAAGAAGTTCTGCTGGTGGTGGCGCATCTGCCACAAGGCAAGGATGGAACCGCCGCGGCTCACGATACCCGTGGTGCGCTTGGCGGTGAGCGGAATGTGCTCCAGCAAGAGGCCTGCATGGATGGTGAAGTAGTCCACGCCCTGTTCCGCCTGCTCGATGAGCGTGTCGCGGTACAGTTCCCACGTGAGTTCTTCGGCCTTGCCGTTCACCTTCTCGAGCGCCTGGTAAATAGGCACAGTCCCTATAGGCACGGGACTGTTGCGGATAATCCATTCGCGCGTCTCGTGGATGTGCTTGCCGGTGGAAAGGTCCATCACGGTGTCGGCACCCCAGCGCACGGACCAGGCCATCTTCTCGACTTCTTCTTCGATCGAAGAGGTAATGGCCGAGTTGCCGATGTTACTGTTGATTTTCGTGAGGAAGTTCGTACCGATAATCATCGGTTCGCATTCCGGGTGGTTGATGTTCCCCGGCAGAATCGCGCGGCCCGCGGCGATTTCGTCGCGTACGAATTCCGGCGTAATGGGGGAGCCGGCGAGTTTGATCTTGCCCTCGGCCATCATCTCGTCAAGGCGCTGGTTTTCGCGGATGGCCACGTATTCCATTTCCTTGGTGACAATACCCTTGCGGGCGTAGTCCAGCTGCGTCAGGTGGTGCCCGGCCTTCGCGCGGAGCGGGTGGTGTTCCGCATTAAAGCGCAGGTGGTCGAGCTCATGGTTTGCGCGACGGGCGCGGCCATAAGCAGACGTCATGTCGTCGAGCTGTTCGGCATCGCCACGTTCCATAATCCACGGCTCGCGGAAACGCTCGATACCCTTTGTCACGTCCAGTTTTGCATCCGGATCGCTGTAAGGGCCACTTGTGTCGTACACTGGGACTACGGGCGTCTCGGGGTCTTCGGTCAAAATTTCGCGCATTCCCACGCGGATGTCCGGGTAAATCTTGCCCGGAACATACACCTTGCGGGAATTCATAAATGGTTTAAGTAGAGAATCCATCAGTTCCTCAATTTTTACGCCCGAAATTTAGAAAAAAATGGACTAGTGAAGGACAAATACCGCGATAAACGCTAGCGCAGCAATGACTGCCGCAATTGTGCCGATAATTCCACCGAAGCCGTTCTTCTTTTTTGCGTAGGGGCTGTCCGGGGCGTCGCCGAATTCATTCTCCAAAATCTCATCATAATCCGGCGTTTCGAGGTCGGTAAACTCTGCGCCTTCCTTCCAGCCGGTGTCGGCATCGCTCCCGCAGTGCGGGCAGAACGTGGCATCGTCTTTCAATTCAGAGTGGCAGTGAGGGCAGTACATAATTGATGATTGATAATGGATGATTGATAATGGATGATTGATGATGGATGATGGGGGATGATATTGTCATGCCCGCGCAGGCGGGCATCTCCTTTACTGCATTATAAGTTTTAAGTGCAGCTTCTTTTCTTCTTCGGGGATGATGTCTTCGAGCTTGCCTGTATTGATGTTGTAGCGGTAGAAAAACTTTTCGTATTTATGAGATTTGGGGCTTTTTAAGTTCATGACTTCAAAAATCAGGATTGGATTGTTCCTTATCAGATAATAGTGTTTTATCTTCATGTCAGGAATCTTGACGACTTTTGTTTCCTGAGAATCGATGTCATAGAGATAAAAATCACTGTTGTCGTCATAGTTCAGGAAGCCGTCTTCATTTGAATCAACCCTTGTCCCGATATATGCCAGATAGCGCTTTTTCCCAATTCGAATATAGTTGAGTTCCCAACCGGTAAATCTTTCGTTTATCAATGTTTTGTGAATTTTCTCTATTGATTTTTCGTAAACGAGATTTACAAACAATTCATTGCTAAACACTTTGAGATACGTTGTATCTGGTTTCTTTTCCGGTTTATTTTCTCCGTCTATCGAGAAACTTGACGAATTGTCACTGTCGTCAAAAATCACTTCATCAACTACGGCTTCGTTCAATCTGAATCGTTCCGTGTAAGGTTCCGGCTTTTCCATAGTCCTTGCAATTACGGGAATGACGAATTCCTGCGATTCATTGTCCAATACGTACATATTCTTGTACGAAATGTATTGGTTATATTCTTTTTCCTTAGCGTTTTTTGCCGCTTTGTCTTGCGATATGACTCCGTTGTTTTGATCGTATTTCGCATGCCTTTCCGGTAGCACTTGACAAACCATCATGAAAGCAAAGATGCTCATGGTGATGAAGGTGGGGACTGAAATAATTGCAAACGCAATTCGATTGTATTTTTGAAGCTTGCTCATATAAGTGAATCTATAAAAATAAATCAGCCGTAAAGGTAAAAAAAGAAAAACCGCGCGGTTTAACCCGTGCGGCTTCTAAGTTTTTTGCTTTGTTTGCACTTTCCCGTGAGCAACAAAGCCCTCGGGTGTTAGCCGAGGGCGGTTGCGAGAGCGAGCGCTTGCCGGAGTAATTTAATATCCTAGTGAAGCGCGAGCGGTCTCATTAGAGCTTGTTGTTAGAACCAAGAACGTCGACGATCTTGTGTTCGTACATCTTCTGCATGTTTTCGCGAGCCGGCTTGAGGTACTGGCGCGGGTCGAAGTGTTCCGGATGTTCGTCGAAATACTTACGGATAGCGGCAGTCATGGCGAGACGGCTGTCAGAGTCGATGTTGATCTTGCAAACAGCGGACTTGGAAGCTTCGCGGAGCTGTTCCTCCGGAATACCGACGGCATCCGGGAGCTTGCCACCGTGGGCGTTGATGGTGTCAACTTCGTCCTGCGGGACAGAAGAAGAACCGTGGAGCACGATCGGGAAGCCCGGGAGCTTCTGTTCGATGGCGTGGAGCACGTCGAATGCCAGGGGAGGCGGAACGAGCTTGCCAGTCTTCGGGTCGCGAGTGCACTGTTCCGGCTTGAACTTGTAAGCACCGTGGCTGGTACCGATGGAGATAGCGAGGGAGTCGCAGCCCGTACGGGTAGCGAAGTCGATCACTTCTTCCGGCTTGGTGTAGTGG
This genomic interval carries:
- a CDS encoding zinc-ribbon domain-containing protein, whose product is MYCPHCHSELKDDATFCPHCGSDADTGWKEGAEFTDLETPDYDEILENEFGDAPDSPYAKKKNGFGGIIGTIAAVIAALAFIAVFVLH
- a CDS encoding class II fructose-bisphosphate aldolase translates to MAVSYKELGLVNTREMFAKAVKGGYAIPAFNFNTMEQMQAIVQAAVKQKSPVIMQVSKGARNYANGTILRYMAQGAVEYAKELGCANPQIVLHLDHGDSFELCKDCIDNGFSSVMIDGSALPYEDNIALTKKVVEYAHQHDVTVEAELGVLAGVEDEVQAEESHYTKPEEVIDFATRTGCDSLAISIGTSHGAYKFKPEQCTRDPKTGKLVPPPLAFDVLHAIEQKLPGFPIVLHGSSSVPQDEVDTINAHGGKLPDAVGIPEEQLREASKSAVCKINIDSDSRLAMTAAIRKYFDEHPEHFDPRQYLKPARENMQKMYEHKIVDVLGSNNKL
- the thiC gene encoding phosphomethylpyrimidine synthase ThiC — translated: MDSLLKPFMNSRKVYVPGKIYPDIRVGMREILTEDPETPVVPVYDTSGPYSDPDAKLDVTKGIERFREPWIMERGDAEQLDDMTSAYGRARRANHELDHLRFNAEHHPLRAKAGHHLTQLDYARKGIVTKEMEYVAIRENQRLDEMMAEGKIKLAGSPITPEFVRDEIAAGRAILPGNINHPECEPMIIGTNFLTKINSNIGNSAITSSIEEEVEKMAWSVRWGADTVMDLSTGKHIHETREWIIRNSPVPIGTVPIYQALEKVNGKAEELTWELYRDTLIEQAEQGVDYFTIHAGLLLEHIPLTAKRTTGIVSRGGSILALWQMRHHQQNFLYTHFREICEILAAYDVAVSLGDGLRPGSLADANDAAQFGELDTLGELTKIAWEYGVQVIIEGPGHVPMHKIQDNMARQLEKCHGAPFYTLGPLTTDIAPGYDHITSAIGAAQIGWYGTAMLCYVTPKEHLGLPDRDDVRAGVVTYKLAAHAADLAKGHFAAQFRDDALSRARFDFRWNDQFALSLDPEKAMEFHDKTLPGSQAKASHFCSMCGPNFCSMRITRAVRNFVATGEVGDV